A genomic stretch from Arachis stenosperma cultivar V10309 chromosome 3, arast.V10309.gnm1.PFL2, whole genome shotgun sequence includes:
- the LOC130967674 gene encoding uncharacterized protein LOC130967674 → MVVTEIRDRDYFNSTYIDRVTMAETGTCHVLARTQSDATALKETLHAQQQLLQKLYVELDQEREASATAASEALEMILRLQGEMAAVKMEANHYKRMAEEKIGHAEATLEELEEVIYQKEMEIASLEFQVKACKQKLLRFRCDFNASEFGIEVPEDQILNNATDQQDEEFCQNNSIRRFQSMPASQFKKSFRVAVRKSERSTSPVLALEAIPPSLDLARKSTEFVSGTLDSYWNQIKMLNERVKVVSDSNEEEKCANLSTISEQREIMPSFIDSDNPPSTPNVHDVFEVPQTSEKNKVNEIGKKWFEKWKSEAENRLRKPDSMSESEGKLNVHREITTRSIRRMTTVVGQRKEGMGVDCNLQEELQKVHQRVERLEREKFSTREEITKEVDGEEQLRLLKHIESQLKLMHLEMKSWKTKKATPNEDVSLAPLQEAMLHFWL, encoded by the exons CTGAAACAGGCACGTGTCATGTGTTAGCTCGAACGCAAAGTGATGCAACGGCGTTGAAGGAGACTCTTCATGCCCAACAGCAACTTCTACAGAAGCTCTACGTGGAGTTGGATCAAGAAAGAGAAGCCTCTGCCACCGCAGCCAGCGAAGCGTTAGAAATGATTCTGCGTTTGCAAGGCGAAATGGCGGCAGTGAAGATGGAGGCCAATCACTACAAAAGAATGGCAGAGGAGAAGATAGGTCATGCCGAAGCGACCCTTGAAGAACTTGAAGAAGTTATATACCAAAAGGAAATGGAAATTGCGTCGCTTGAGTTCCAAGTAAAGGCTTGCAAGCAAAAGCTTCTGAGATTCAGGTGCGATTTCAATGCCAGCGAGTTTGGAATTGAAGTCCCAGAGGATCAGATTTTGAACAACGCAACCGATCAACAAGACGAAGAATTCTGCCAAAATAACTCTATCAGAAGGTTTCAATCTATGCCTGCTTCACAGTTCAAGAAGTCGTTTAGAGTCGCTGTGAGGAAGAGTGAAAGATCAACCAGTCCAGTTCTGGCCTTGGAAGCTATTCCTCCGAGCTTGGATCTGGCAAGAAAGTCAACAGAATTTGTAAGTGGAACACTTGACTCCTACTGGAACCAGATAAAAATGTTGAATGAAAGAGTGAAAGTGGTTTCCGATTCGAATGAGGAAGAAAAGTGTGCAAACTTGAGTACTATAAGTGAGCAAAGAGAGATAATGCCCTCCTTTATTGATTCAGATAATCCTCCTTCCACGCCTAATGTGCACGATGTATTTGAAGTCCCACAAACaagtgaaaaaaataaagtgaaTGAAATTGGGAAAAAATGGTTTGAGAAATGGAAGTCAGAGGCAGAGAATAGATTAAGGAAACCAGACTCTATGTCTGAGTCTGAGGGGAAGCTTAATGTGCACCGCGAAATCACTACCCGAAGCATTAGGCGCATGACGACTGTTGTTGGCCAAAGGAAAGAGGGGATGGGTGTGGATTGCAACTTGCAAGAGGAGCTGCAAAAGGTGCATCAGAGAGTTGAGAGGCTTGAGAGGGAGAAATTCAGTACTAGAGAAGAGATTACCAAAGAAGTGGATGGTGAAGAGCAGTTGAGGCTGTTGAAGCACATAGAAAGTCAACTCAAATTGATGCATCTAGAGATGAAAAGTTGGAAAACTAAGAAAGCCACCCCAAATGAAGATGTGTCTTTAGCTCCTCTCCAAGAG GCAATGTTGCACTTTTGGCTTTGA